A window of the Candidatus Binatia bacterium genome harbors these coding sequences:
- a CDS encoding CusA/CzcA family heavy metal efflux RND transporter, with product MLERVLKFSVEHRAFVVLVTLVAAALGVVSLLRLPIDAVPDITNNQVQINAVVPSLSPVEIEKQVTFPIETALAGIPGLEYTRSLSRNGFSQVTAVFGDDVNIYFARQQVTERLAEAREKLPPGAEPRLGPISTGLGEVYMWTVEYAHPDGRGATVEDGQAGWQSDGTYLTPEGELLRTDVERASYLRTVQDWIIRPQMKSVPGVAGVDAIGGYVKQYHVQPDPRKLVAYGLTFGDLLSALERNNLSTGAGYIEHNGESYVVRATGRVERPEQIAAMVIGERFGTPIYVRDVATVGQGRELRTGSASENGEEVVVGTALMLIGANSRTVSAAVHERMTEVNRTLPPDIHAKTVLNRTALVDATIRTVERNLVEGAVLVVVVLFVLLGHFRAALITALAIPLSMLFTAIGMVQTKTSGNLMSLGAIDFGLIVDGAVIIVENCLRLLAEKQHSLGRPLTLQERIAVVFQASKQVRSATAFGEAIIMIVYVPILFLTGVEGKMFRPMALTVIFALAAAFVLSLTFVPAMVALCVTGRVVERENILIRLAKRFYDPVLTFVLRARVLVVATAVVVFAGSLLLFARLGQEFVPTLSELDFAVHAIRIPSTSLSQSTDMQFAVERTIKGLPEVSFVFSKTGTAEIAADPMPPNVSDTFVVLKPREEWPNPSDTKEDVRRRIEETIDQLPGNNYEFTQPIQMRFNELIAGVRGDVAVKVFGDDFTSILPAAEQIASILRDTRGAADTRVEQITGLPTLSVDVDRAAIARYGLTVADVQDVVSIAIGGREAGLVFEGDRRFDIVVRLPEQFRRNLHALENLPVPLPPHEEEAVRTVVHGDETARPGFNFLPLGAVARINVTEGPNQVSRENGKRRIVVQTNVRGRDIGSFVEEAQARIQRDVKLPSGSWLSWGGQFQNLVEAKQRLTLVVPACFLLIFLLLYRTFGSVRDALLVFSGVPLALTGGIVSLWLRDMPFSISAAVGFIALSGVAVLNGLVLVTFVNQLREQGMALEAAIHHGCLTRLRPVLMTALVASLGFVPMALATGTGAEVQRPLATVVIGGIASSTALTLLVLPALYRLFHRNTTVPPPPDVASGAEQAHGEIQTV from the coding sequence ATGCTTGAACGTGTGCTCAAGTTTTCCGTCGAGCACCGCGCCTTCGTGGTGCTCGTAACCCTCGTGGCAGCTGCTCTTGGCGTCGTGTCGTTGCTTCGCCTCCCCATCGACGCCGTCCCTGACATCACCAACAATCAGGTGCAGATCAACGCAGTTGTCCCCTCGCTGTCGCCGGTCGAGATCGAGAAGCAGGTGACCTTCCCGATCGAGACCGCCCTGGCTGGCATCCCCGGCCTCGAGTACACACGATCGCTCTCGCGGAACGGTTTCTCTCAGGTCACGGCCGTCTTTGGCGATGACGTCAATATCTACTTCGCCCGACAACAAGTGACGGAACGGCTCGCCGAGGCCCGGGAAAAGCTCCCGCCCGGTGCCGAGCCGCGCCTTGGCCCGATCTCCACTGGTCTCGGCGAAGTCTACATGTGGACAGTCGAGTACGCGCACCCGGACGGGCGCGGCGCGACGGTGGAGGATGGACAGGCTGGCTGGCAGAGCGATGGCACCTATCTCACGCCCGAAGGCGAGCTGCTCCGCACCGACGTGGAGCGCGCCTCGTATCTCCGTACGGTTCAGGATTGGATCATCCGGCCGCAGATGAAAAGCGTGCCGGGGGTGGCAGGAGTGGACGCCATCGGCGGCTACGTAAAGCAGTACCACGTCCAGCCAGACCCGAGAAAGCTGGTCGCCTACGGCCTGACCTTCGGGGATCTCCTGTCTGCTCTCGAGCGCAACAATCTGAGCACGGGTGCCGGCTACATCGAGCACAATGGCGAGTCCTATGTTGTGCGCGCGACGGGCCGCGTCGAGCGGCCCGAACAAATCGCAGCCATGGTGATCGGCGAGCGGTTCGGCACGCCCATCTACGTGCGCGATGTTGCCACGGTCGGCCAGGGTCGCGAGCTGCGGACCGGTAGCGCCAGCGAGAATGGCGAAGAGGTAGTGGTCGGCACTGCCCTCATGCTCATCGGCGCCAACAGCCGTACCGTCTCCGCCGCTGTCCATGAACGTATGACCGAGGTGAACCGCACGCTGCCCCCTGACATTCACGCCAAGACCGTGCTCAACCGGACGGCCCTTGTCGATGCGACGATCCGGACAGTCGAGCGCAACCTCGTCGAAGGCGCGGTGCTCGTTGTCGTTGTGCTCTTTGTGCTCCTAGGACACTTCCGCGCTGCCCTGATCACTGCCCTGGCCATCCCACTCTCCATGCTCTTCACCGCCATTGGCATGGTGCAGACCAAGACGAGCGGCAACCTCATGAGCCTCGGTGCCATCGATTTCGGCCTCATCGTCGACGGAGCGGTGATCATCGTCGAGAATTGCCTGCGCCTCTTGGCGGAGAAGCAGCACAGCCTCGGCAGGCCGCTCACCCTTCAGGAGCGAATCGCCGTCGTCTTTCAAGCCAGCAAACAGGTGCGCAGCGCCACGGCCTTCGGCGAAGCGATCATCATGATCGTCTACGTACCGATTCTCTTTCTCACTGGCGTAGAGGGGAAGATGTTCCGGCCGATGGCCCTCACGGTCATCTTCGCCCTGGCTGCGGCCTTCGTGCTCTCGCTTACCTTCGTGCCCGCGATGGTGGCGCTCTGCGTCACCGGCCGCGTCGTCGAGCGAGAGAACATCCTCATCCGGTTGGCCAAACGCTTCTACGACCCCGTCCTGACGTTCGTGTTGCGAGCCCGCGTGCTCGTCGTTGCCACCGCCGTGGTCGTGTTCGCGGGCTCGCTGCTGCTCTTCGCGCGTCTGGGGCAGGAGTTCGTTCCGACCTTGAGCGAGCTAGACTTCGCTGTTCACGCCATCCGCATCCCCAGTACCAGCCTCTCCCAGTCCACCGACATGCAATTTGCCGTCGAGCGGACGATCAAGGGCTTGCCGGAAGTCTCATTCGTATTCTCAAAGACCGGTACCGCAGAGATCGCTGCCGATCCGATGCCGCCGAACGTCTCCGACACGTTCGTCGTCCTCAAGCCGAGGGAAGAGTGGCCCAACCCAAGCGATACTAAGGAAGACGTCCGGCGCCGGATCGAGGAGACTATCGACCAGCTGCCCGGCAACAACTACGAGTTCACGCAACCGATCCAGATGCGCTTCAACGAACTCATCGCCGGTGTCCGCGGCGATGTTGCAGTGAAGGTGTTCGGAGACGACTTCACCTCTATTCTGCCGGCCGCTGAGCAGATTGCCTCCATCTTGCGCGATACGCGCGGTGCCGCCGATACCCGTGTGGAGCAGATTACAGGTCTGCCCACGCTCAGTGTCGACGTCGACCGGGCGGCCATCGCACGCTACGGGCTGACTGTCGCGGACGTCCAGGACGTCGTCTCGATCGCCATCGGCGGACGCGAGGCCGGCCTCGTCTTCGAGGGCGACCGCCGCTTCGACATCGTCGTTCGCCTACCGGAGCAGTTCCGCCGCAATCTGCACGCCCTGGAGAACCTGCCTGTGCCGCTTCCCCCGCACGAGGAGGAAGCTGTGCGCACGGTAGTGCACGGCGATGAAACGGCTCGCCCAGGATTCAATTTCCTACCCCTTGGTGCGGTCGCCCGCATCAACGTCACAGAAGGCCCCAATCAGGTCAGCCGGGAGAACGGCAAGCGACGCATCGTAGTACAGACGAACGTTCGCGGGCGAGACATCGGTTCCTTCGTCGAGGAGGCGCAAGCGCGCATCCAGCGAGACGTGAAGCTGCCATCCGGGAGCTGGCTATCGTGGGGCGGACAGTTCCAGAACCTAGTGGAAGCAAAGCAGCGTCTGACTCTCGTGGTACCGGCGTGCTTTCTGCTCATCTTCCTGCTTCTCTATCGAACCTTCGGATCAGTCCGGGACGCACTGCTCGTCTTCTCCGGCGTACCGCTCGCGCTCACGGGCGGCATCGTCAGTTTGTGGCTGCGCGACATGCCGTTCTCCATCTCGGCAGCCGTGGGTTTCATCGCCCTCTCGGGTGTTGCTGTCCTGAACGGCCTCGTGCTCGTCACGTTTGTCAACCAGCTCCGCGAGCAGGGCATGGCTCTGGAGGCCGCCATCCATCATGGCTGCCTGACGCGGCTCCGTCCGGTGCTTATGACAGCCCTGGTCGCTTCGCTCGGGTTCGTGCCCATGGCACTCGCGACCGGTACGGGCGCCGAGGTCCAGCGCCCGCTCGCTACCGTTGTCATCGGCGGCATTGCGTCCTCGACGGCGCTCACCCTTCTGGTTCTGCCGGCGCTGTATCGCCTCTTTCACCGCAACACCACCGTGCCTCCACCCCCCGACGTCGCGAGCGGAGCGGAGCAAGCCCATGGCGAAATACAAACGGTATAG